Within the Flavobacterium sp. N502536 genome, the region AATTTTAGCTTTTCAAAGTCGAATTGTTTATAAATCGTTACTCCTAAAATGATTGCGACAATCAAAAAAGTAAACGATATTGATCTTTTTTTTTCCATTTTTTAAGGTTTTATAGGTATGTTAATTGGTATTCTTAGAATAGCGACAACTCTTCTTGCGGGTATCCTTCCCAACAGAATAGGATGTAGCTGCTTTTAAATCATAGCAGTTTTTTTGTTGATTTTTCCTTTTAATCCGGCAGAAAATTACTTTCTGGAAAATAAATTCTCTACCACCCAGGCAGGGCCAATCATTAAAAACTGAAGATCTTTTAGAAAAGAAGGTTTTTTTCCTTCGATATTATGTCCGTAGAACTGTCCGATCCAGGCAATCGCAAATACACCGATGGAAAATATCCATAAAGGGAAAACCTGTCCGATATAAAAATTTACAACCAGACAAATCGCCGAAAAAACAGCAATCTTTAAGGCCATGGCTACCGATAAACGGATGTAAAAAAGGAGCACAAAAACTAAAACAACAGCAGCCCAGTTTTCGATAACAGGAGCGTTTAGTTTCAAAGTATCAGAAATGATATTGCTTGGAATACTCATTAATAAACCTACGATCGAAAAGTAAATAGCAGGTACGCAAACATAATGAATCGCCTTGTTTTTGGGGTTCTGATGACTTACTGCGTACTCATCAAACCATTGTTCTAATGTTCTCATTGTTTTTGGTTTAGGATCGTAAATCTACTAAAATTTCTTTTAGTTTTATCAATTTTGAACTTTCCCGGAAATGAATACGCTCAAATTTTAGAGTAAACACTCAAAAAGTAGCGTATTTGTCTTATTGTGATAGTTTTATGGCCTTATGGAGTATACCGTTGTTTTTTTACTTGTTAAATTTGTGTAATTTTAAAACAAATCTTGTTAAATTATTTAAGGTATGTACGATAGTAAAAATAAAAAAAAGAAGGTTGTAAGAACATCTATTGCTCTGCATCATAGAGAAGATCAAATAGAGAATACACTAAACGAGTTTGATCTTTCTGTATATCCCGGAGATGAAAATGATATTTCACGTGACAGATTTATAAAAGCAAAAATAACTTTTGGGATACTTGTTCTTCTTGCTTTTTTATTTTCCTTTATTGCATTACTCATCATGAGATTTATCAATTAATGACACAGAGAAGTTTCTTTCTGATGATAATCAAAAACATTGTCCCATAAGGCGTCGATCGTAACAAGCGCCTGGTTTAAAGGGATTACGCTCCATTTGCCATTAAATTCAATACCAAGTCCCATCTTTTTTAATTTCAACAAAGCATCCTGTACATCAAAATCAAGGTCTGTATTTAGTTTTGTTGCAAACCACGATTCAATTTGAGTATCAAGCTCGTCGGCTGTAATAGGAGATTCATTTTTGTACAAAAAGGTATACGCCAGTATGGTTTCCTTCAATACCTCTTCTTCAGAGGAATTTAACAGTGAATAAAAAGCACCGCTGTTGTTTCCAAGATTCTTAAAATACAGGCTATCCGAAAGTATTTTTGAATATTTAATCTTCTTATTGACAAAGTTGCTGTACTGACGGAACAGGTAAAGCGATAGAATTCCCAGTGCTATTAAACCCTGATTCAAAGAAGCTTTGCTGTTGAGTAAATCAATCGTTTCGCCCGATTGATATGCGCCATACATGCCAATCAAAGCCGGGATTACAGTCGTACTTAAAAGAGAAATTCCACCTCCGATTCCGGGAACCCAAAAAAACAATTTATCCGTGGTAGACATTCTCGGAATGGCATTTGGGAATATGGTTTCGAGATCGTTTTTAGGAACGCGTTTAAAGATTTTTAAAGCAACCGATCCGGGTTCAATGGGCATTTTCCCCAACTTCACTTTCTTTTCCTTTATATAATCCTCTTCGCTGTAATGCAGATAAATTAAAACGCGGTCGTAATATTCGATTTCAATTTCTTTCTTCCAGAAAAAATATTTTTTAATCTTTTCTTTTGCTTTATGATGTCCCCGAACGTATAATTCATAATCCTTAAAGGCATTAAAATCAATAGAGAGTTTTAAGCCGATTAAGTCTGAATCTTCAAAAGCTTCGTCCAGTGTTTCCTGATCTATCCGACGATAATTTCCCTGTTCTAAAACCGTAAGCAAGGTTTCTTTGAAAATACTGAAATCGCTTTTGCCTTCAAAACTTTTACGCTCTTTCGGGCTTAAATCCGGGTCAAACAAAGCATAGTTTTGTTTAAGATTCCGGTTAAGATTAAAAGCTTCGTAATGAAAATAATGCTCAATAATATCAAACAGTTTTTTGAAATCATCCACTTTTTTCGAATCGTCAGCAAAGGCACTGAATTGTTGTTCGAGTAGGAATTCTTTGTTGAAAGGAATATAATGTTCTCGTGTCATAGAGATTTAAAGGGCTTTGTTTTTTTAAAGGGTAAAGATACAAAGGTTCAAAGTGATTTTGTTTTGATCACAATAGAGTTTTTGAAGTTTGTTTTCGTTTTAGATTCATCAGAGATGGAGTTTTTGCTGCTACCCAATCAAATGAAACTTTCCGCAATAAAATACAATTAAAAAAGTGAGATTTTTAATCGTTGGCATCGATTAGAAATCCCACTTAATTGTTCCAAAAAAAATGACATCATTTCATAATTTCCCTTTGGGAAAACTACAGGTTTAAATAAAAATTATCCACGGCAATTTTACCACTTAATAAAGTTCCGGCAACCCGTATTTATACCTGTTTTTGAGTTTTTTTACGTCAGGAGTGCAAGTGCAAAAAGGACAGTCTTTTGCTTTGATGCTAAGTGTTTTAAGTCTTTTTTCAAAGCTTCCTGTCTTTGCAGTGCAGTTGAAGAAGGTTTTTTTAGGGTATTAATTCCCCTCCGATTTTTTCAATTCTATTATTTTATTGATGTATTGGATGAGATTTTCTTTTTCTACCGAAAAGGGAGCTTTTTCATCTTCGGTGCTCAGGTATAAGTGCGCAATACTTTCGGCGTCCATATTTTCCTGCACATAATGATACTCAATATATTTTATAATGCTTTCTACAAAAAGCTCCTGCAGCCTGCCTTTTTCTATCGTTTCTTCGTCCTTGTTTTTTATTTTTTCTATTTCCGATTCCGGTAAATCAATAGTGAGGTAAGTAGTATCTACAGCCACATTAGAAAGCATTTCTTCGCTCGCTTTTCCTGTAGCATTGCAATACGCACAGGGGCCTGGCGCCCATTTTAATTGTTTGTTTAAACGTTTTATGTCTTCCCAATCTACAAAACCTTTTCCGAGACATCTGGGGCATCCTGAATTTGATTTTTTAAACAGAAAATTAAAAAGAGTCATTTTTCTAAAAATTTGGTTAAAGTTTTATAGCCTCGCGAAGATAAATTATTTATGTAAGAAAAATATTTTTAAAGCAGATTGTTTTTTGAGATTTTAAACATTTTAGAAGTAGGAAAAGCAGCAGATTTTTGCCTTGTAATGGGAACTGTTTTTGGAGTACAGAAATTGGAATGACGAATTGGGCAAGCAGATCGATGTATAGCTATTCAGAATTCAGGAAAATGTGAGAAAATAGAATGTTTTTTATCAGGAGCAGAATCAAATTCAAAAAGTTTTTGCTTAAATTTATGCACCTCAAATTTAAAGAGAATCTACACGTTAAAGTAGCCGGAATAACAACCGGGAAGAGCATTGTGCCTCAATGAATTATTTTTAGCCATTATTACTATTATTTTTAATGTTTGTGTAACAGAAATTGTGAACGAACGTCTAAGTAATGGGCATAATCGTTAGCAAGCCTCTGGATTATTTTAGATTCGGAATTTCTTATAATCCATTTTTAAGTAAGATTTACAATTCATCGTGGTCCTGTAATTCGTTGATTATTTCATGTATCATTAAAGTAGAAAAATATGGTTGTTGAAGTTTTTAAGACAAATGTGCAAAAAGAGGCAGATAAAGATTATGTCATTGCCGTTATTCAAACCCAATTTCCCGATTATAAAATCAACTTTGATTTAGAAGATTGCGATAAAATATTGCGTATAGAAGGTATTGATCTGGAACCCGATAATATTATCGATTATGTAAATTGTTTGGGATATACTTGTGTAAAATTAGAATAATTAGACTATGATAAATTTTATTGTTTTTTGCTTTTTACTGTTAGTGAAACAGTTTTAAGAATCCGTTTTTTTGAGATCGGAAAGTTTTCTTTCCTATAAGTACGCATTATTTTTTAAATTTGTGTTCTTATGAAAAAAAAGCCTTCCTTTTTTGACTTTACTCAAAAGGTCAATTATAAAAACGAAATTTTAGCGGGATTAACAGTTGCGATGACGATGATTCCGGAATCATTATCGTTTGCAATTCTAGCCGGTTTTCCGCCTTTGGCAGGCTTGTATGCTGCTTTTATAGCGGGCTTGGTTACCTCGGTTTTTGGAGGGAGACCCGGAATGATTTCGGGTGGGGCAGGAGCGACCGTTATTGTTTTAATCGCTTTAATGAAATCGCACGGCATCGAATATGTTTTTGCAGCCGTCGCACTTGGAGGGATCGTTCAGATCTGTGTTGGACTTTTTAAACTCGGAAAATTTATCAGACTGGTACCACAACCAGTGATGTACGGTTTTGTAAACGGGCTTGCAGTAGTGATCTTTATGTCACAGCTGGAACAGTTTAAAACCGTTGTGAATGGCCAGACGACATGGCTGCAAGGTTCTCCTTTGTATATTATGTTGGGCTTAGTTGTGCTTACGATTGGGGTTGTAGTGCTTTTTCCAAAGATAACAAAAACAGTTCCGGCTTCTTTGGTGGCTATTATGGTCGTATTTGCCATCGTACTAATCTTTAATATTGAGACCAAAACAGTTCAGGATATTGCTTCTGTGCAGGGAGGATTTCCACCGTTTCATATTCCGAATATTCCACTTTCTTTTGATACCTTAAAAATCATATTTCCGTACGCAGTAATTGTTGCCGCTGTCGGTTTAACAGAAGGTTTGCTGACTTTGAACCTTGTTGATGAAATAACAGGTACAAGAGGCAATAGTAACAGAGAGTGTATTGCTCAGGGAAGCTCCAATATATTGAATGGGTTCTTTTTTGGGATGGGCGGCTGTCCAATGATTGCGCAGACACTGGTCAATCTTTCTGCCGGTTCGAGAGCGCGACTTTCGGGAATAATCGCTTCGTTGACTATTTTAGGAATCATTCTTTTTGGAGCGCCTGTCATTGGAAAACTGCCAATGGCTGCTTTAGTAGGAGTGATGATGATGGTGGCGGTTACCACTTTTGAATGGACGAGTTTCAGAGTCATTAATAAAATGCCGGCACACGATATCTTTGTCGGGATTTTAGTAGCGGTAGTCACTATTTTATTGCACAATCTGGCTTTGGCAGTTTTGATTGGGGTGATTGTTTCAGCCCTTGTTTTTGCCTGGGAAAGTGCCAAAAGAATTCGTGCCAGACATTATATTGATGAGACCGGAATAAAACATTATGAAATTTACGGACCCTTATTTTTTGGTTCGATTGCTGCTTTTGTAGAGAAGTTTGATGTGGTAAATGATCCTGATCATGTGATCATTGATTTTAAAGAAAGCCGAATTGCAGATATGTCCGCTATTGAAGCATTGAATAATTTGACAAAAAAATACAGTCAGTTAAATAAAGTGATCGAATTGCAACATTTAAGTGAAGATTGTATTGTTTTACTTAAGAATGCTGAAGCTGTTATTGCCGTAAATGTAATTGAAGATCCAACGTACAAAGTAGTCTCTTAATTAGATAATTTGGCAATTAGATAATTAGAAAATTCTATGCGTAACGAACAGCAATTATCTAATTATCTAATTGACACATTCCCAAATTATTTAAGCATGCTGCTAACCTCGCTAAACTTTCCGTCGACTTCATCGATTTGTAAGCCCAGTAGGTGTGCAATTAAAGGATATACCGAAACATTCTGGAAGGATCTTACTGTTTTGTTTACTTTAAAGGCTGGACCTTTTGCGTAAAAAATGGCCTGCATGTCTTTCTCTTTGTTGTCATATCCGTGTGTGCCTCCGTTTACCTTCTGAGAGGATTCTTTTACCAGACTATACCCTTTTTTGGCTTCAATTACAAAATCATGAACTCTCGGATTAGTGCCGTAGTGCAGTCTTTTCGGAACCTCGTTTGATCTCCAGAATTTAATATGAGGTACTTTTTTTAAAGCTTTTGCGATAGAATCCTGAAAGCCCGGTTTTGCCTGCAGGCTCATAATTGGGTTGATTACGGCTTTGTAATCCAGCCATTCGGGTTTTAGATACTCCAGAATCGCTACCTTTTTATCGTTGCTAATATTGGCCATTCCGTGATCTGAGACGATAATTAAATTGATCTGTTTTCCAATAGGCAATTGATCCAGTTTAGAAGATAAGAGTCCCATAAGAGTATCCATCTTTCTGATTGCTTTTTCGTTTTCAGGAGAAAGCGGACCAAATTGATGCCCTGAACGATCGGGCTCATCAAAATAGAGGCTGATAAAATGCGGACGCTCTTTTTCCGGAAGCTGCAGCCATTGAAGTACAGTGTCGATTCGGGTTTCGTAAGGGATTTTGTCATCGTACTTTTTATAGATACCCGGCCTTTTCTGATCGGTATCTGAACCCGGCCAGAAAAAAGAAGCTGCCTTTATACCCTGTTGTTCGGCAACATTCCAAATGGGATTTCCACCATAAAAACGGGAATCATTTTTGGCATTTGTCGATAGTGAAAAAGATTCGTTTAGCGCTGCATCATAAAAAACATTATTAATAATTCCGTGATGATCAGGATAAAGTCCGGTCACTATTGCATAATGATTAGGGAAGGTTTTGCTCGGATAAGAAGGTCGCATTGATTTGGCGTGAACACCTTGTTTGGCTATCTTTTCAAGATTTTGAAGTTTAAAATGTCTGGCATAATCCCAACGAAATCCATCCATAGAAACTAAAACGACGTAAGTATCTTTATTGGTTTGCGCATTTAAAATAAAAGAAAGCGAGAAGAAAAGTACAGATAGGAGAGCGGTAAAATGCTTTTTCATTGTTGTAATTATTGAGTTGCAAAGTTATCAATAACCACTTTCATGCGCAAAAACAGAATGTTAAACAATCATAAAGTAAAAATTGTTTGCTACAGATTAAAAAGATTCTCACAGATTGTAATCTTTTTGATCCTTTAATCTGTGGCTAAAAAAAAACAGTGTAATTCGCGGCAAAAAAAAACGCCAGATAGAAATCTGGCGTTTTGAATTTGGAAGAAAAGAACGATTACATCATTCCTGGCATACCGCCACCCATTGGCATTCCGCCAGCGCTTTCTTCTTTAATATCGATTAATGCACACTCAGTAGTTAAGATCATTCCCGAAACTGAAGCAGCATTTTCAAGAGCCACACGAGTTACTTTTTTAGGATCAATAATACCAGCTTTAAGCATGTCAACATATTCGTCAGTTTTTGCATTGTAACCAAAGTCACCTGAACCTTCACCTACTTTTGCTACAACTACAGAACCTTCAAGACCTGCATTTTCAACAATAGTTCTTAATGGAGCTTCAACAGCGCGAGATACAATCTGAATTCCGGTTGCCTCGTCAGCGTTATCCGCTTTAAGGTCGGCCAAAGCAGCTTTTGCTCTTAGTAAAGCAACACCACCACCGGCAACAATTCCTTCTTCAACAGCAGCACGTGTTGCGTGTAACGCATCATCAACTCTGTCTTTTTTCTCTTTCATTTCAACTTCAGATGCAGCACCAACATAAAGAACAGCAACACCACCGGCCAATTTAGCCAAACGTTCCTGTAATTTTTCTTTATCATAATCAGAAGTTGTAGTTTCCATCTGACCTTTAATTTGGTTCACTCTGTTTTTGATGATATCTGCTTCACCAGCACCACTTACAATTGTAGTGTTGTCTTTATCGATAGAAACTCTTTTTGCTGTTCCTAACATTTCGATAGTAGTGTTTTCAAGGGTATAACCTCTTTCTTCAGAAATTACAGTTCCACCAGTCAAAATAGCGATGTCTTCTAACATTGCTTTTCTTCTGTCACCAAAACCAGGTGCTTTTACAGCAGCAATTTTTAAAGCTCCACGTAATTTGTTCACTACAAGAGTTGATAAAGCTTCTCCGTCAACATCTTCAGCAATGATTAATAATGGTTTTCCTGATTGAGCAACTGGCTCTAAAACAGGTAGTAATTCTTTTAAAGAAGATACTTTTTTGTCGTATAATAAGATGTATGGAGCGTCTAATTCAACTTCCATTTTCTCAGGATTTGTTACGAAGTAAGGAGAAAGATATCCTCTGTCAAACTGCATACCTTCAACAACATCTACAAACGTATCTGTTCCTTTGGCTTCTTCAACAGTAATAACCCCTTCTTTACCTACTTTTGCAAATGCAGTAGCGATTAGTTCTCCAATCACTTCGTCATTGTTTGCAGAGATAGAAGCAATTTGTTTGATTTTATCAGAATCACTTCCTACTACTTTTGCTTGTTTTGCAAGATCAGCAACGATTGCTTCAACAGCTTTGTCGATACCACGTTTCAAGTCCATTGGATTTGCTCCTGCAGCAACGTTTTTTAAGCCTTCTTTTACGATTGCCTGAGCTAAAACTGTAGCAGTTGTAGTTCCGTCACCCGCTAAATCATTGGTTTTAGAAGCTACTTCTTTCACCATTTGTGCGCCCATGTTTTCTAATGGGTCTTTTAATTCGATTTCTTTTGCAACCGAAACTCCATCTTTAGTAACTGTTGGTCCACCAAATGATTTTCCGATAATTACGTTACGACCTTTTGGTCCAAGAGTTACTTTTACAGCATTTGCTAATGCATCAACACCACGTTTCAATCCGTCACGTGCTTCAATATCAAATTTTATATCTTTTGCCATTTTTTTAATTTTGTTTAAAGTTTGGTTTGTTTCAAGTTAATGAAGTTCTTAATTCTTAATACTTCGTACTTAAGACAATATTTTTTTAGATTATCGCCAAGATATCATCCTCACGCATAATCAAATAATCAGTTCCTTCCAGTTTTAATTCTGTTCCTGCATATTTACCATAAAGAACAGTGTCGCCCACTTTTACAGTCATTGTGTGATCTTTTGATCCGTTTCCTACTGCAACTACAGTCCCTTTTTGTGGTTTCTCTTTGGCAGTATCCGGAATAAAGATTCCTGAAGCAGTTTTAGTTTCAGCTGCAACAGGCTCAATAAGTACGCGGTCTGAAAGCGGTTTTATGTTTAAAGCCATGATTTTATAATGTTATTAGGTTATACGTTTTTTAATGTTCTAGAAACTTTCAGAAACTGTGCCATGCTCTTAAAACTGACATTATTTCTTAAAAAAAATGCCAGCTTTGACAGGCTGGCATTTTATATTGATATCGAAAATTATTATTTTGCTGCAGGTGTTGCCGGAGCAGGTGTTTGTTGAGCCGGAGCAGCTGGTGTAGTAGCAGGCGCCTCAGTTTTTTCAATGATTTTAGACTCACCGTCACTTAATGATCCTGTGAAGCTTAAGCTGGAAAGCAAAATTAAAGCAATCAAAATAGTAGCTAATGTCCAAGTACTTTTGTCTAAAAAGTCAGTTGTTTTTTGTACTCCACCTAACATTTGAGTTCCGCTGATAGTAGAAGACAATCCGCCTCCTTTAGGGTTTTGTACCATGATTACTACGATCAATAGAAAGCAAACTATTGTGATTAAAACTAAAAAAATTGAAAATGTGCTCATTGTTTAAATATTATTGTTATTTTGTTGTAAAATCTTTATATCCGAAATACGGTCTGCAAAGAAACTAATTTTTTCTGGATATTTCAAAATTAATATTTCATATGCTTGTATTGCTTTGGTGTATTTTTTTTGTTCCAAATATACTCTGGCTAAAGTTTCAGTCATTAAGTAGGAATTATCCTCTTTATTAGGGTCGGATACTACTGTTTGTGTTATTGCAGTCTGTTTGATCGGAGAGATTTTCGGATTGGTTTCGATGAATTTATCGATCAATTCCGCCTTTTTCTTTTTCTCATCGTCAATTGTTTCCGATTCAACTGCTTTTTCAGACTGTTTTATTTCGGTTGAAGTTTCTTCAGTTCTGTCAATTGGTTCTGTTCGGGACAATTGCAGCCATTCCTGAAAAGAATGTTTCTCGTTTACCGAAAAATCTAAGGGCTGTCCTATTTCCAGGTTTTCTTCTGCCGTTTTTACACTTTCTGAAATTTCAATTTCTTTTGGTTCTTCGACTGCTTTAGGCTGTTCAGGAACAACGGTTGTTGCTTCTTTTATAGAATTTAAGATCGATTGCTCGATTGGATTCACTTTTACTTCCGCTACTTCCGCAATCTCTTCCTCTACTATTTCATCGAAAAAAGTAGGTGTTGGCTCTTTAACCGGAGGTAATGCAGCTTCTTCCGGAGCTAAATTTACTTCTGGCAGCTCCGTTTTGGCAGGTTCTTCCACAGTTATTGGAGCAGTTTCCTGAGGAGTGACAGAAACAGCTTGTTCGATAACAACTTCAGCTGGTTTTTCTTCTGCTTTTACAGGGGCTTCAAAAGTTACTGCTGCCACTTCTTTTACGGTATCAATAATAGATTGCTCGATAAATGGTTTAACCGGTTCTTCTGTTGTTTTTACAGGCTCTTCAAAAGTTACTGCTGCCACTTCTTTTACGGCATCAATAATAGATTGCTCAATAAATGGTTTAACAGGTTCTTCGACTGTTTTTACAGGTTTTTCAAAAGTTACCGTTGTGGCTTCTTTTATAGAATCCAGTATAGATTGCTCGATTGGATCCACTCTGACCTCAGTTGCTTTTTTTACTTCTTCAAAGGAAACAATTTCACTGTCAAAAACTTTAATTTCGAGTAGATCTCGCAGTTTTCGGTCGTAATAGTCACTCTGAATCGAAGTGAAAGTTTCAGAAGTAATAAAGTCAAATAAAACGGTACGATCCGTAGTATGTGCTGCCGTAACTTTTAGGGCATAATTATACTTAAAGCTGTTTTGATCGTAAAGCCCTTTCAAGCGCAATGCCCTTGCACTTTGAAAATAGGGAAATTCATTCAAAACACTTCCTAATGCCTCTGCCTGTTTCTCTGTGATAGTATCAGGTTTGTTCATTAAGTAGGTATAATCCGTTACATTCATTTATTCTTTGTGTTTAATCGGTTAACTGTTAATCGTTTTATTGGTTTTGCTGTTTAATCGATTAAACGGTAAAACGTTTTAACGATTCAACAAATAAGCAAACTACCATTTTGCTAATGACTCATTGAAAATATCTTGTGTGATTCTTTCAAAAATAACCTGAATTGCGGTATTCAGAGTAGCTCCGGTAGGCAGTCCCTGTCCTTCGAAATCATAGTAGAATTCAAATGTTTTTTCGAAATCATCTTTTTCTTTCTTTTTGTTCGTAAACCTAACATTTACACGAACAGTCAAACGGTTTTGAGAAGCTCCCTGATTGGCAGTTGCCGTCATTGGAGTGGTTCTGTAATCTACAATTTCTCCTTCGTAAACTAAATCACCGCTATTGCTGACTAAGTTTAAATTGGTTTGATTTTGAATCAAATCCTGTAACGTCAAAGTAAAAGTTCGGTCAATTCCAGGTTCAATTAAATCAGCATTATTCTGAAAAAAGTTAACCTGAAAAGTTTTGGCATCGATGTTTCCTGTTCCGGTAAAGTTGTAAACCGAACAACCGCTTAGAAGGAACAAGCTCATTAAGGCTAGTAAAGAATATATTTTTTTCATAATATCAATTGGGGTAAAATCCAATGTTTTAAATTCCAAATCTCAAATTCCAAATTCCAATTTTGGGGAAACTCTATTTTTTTTCAAATATAACAATTTGAATTTGGCGCTAGCGAACTGGCGGAGCAATTTGGGATTTATTTATTTAGATTTAACGTTCAAACTTGGAATTTGGGCGTTGGAATTTGAAACTTGTTTTTTTTATAAATCGAATTGTTTAATTTTTCTGTACAAAGTTCGTTCCGAAATTCCCAGTTCATCTGCTGCTGCTTTTCGTTTTCCTTTGTTTTTTTCTAATGACTTTTTGATCATTTCGATTTCTTTCTGTTCCAAACGCAAAACCTCTTCTTCTTCGATGGTTTCTGCAAACAAATAATTGTCATCCTGCATCTGATAATTCTCTTCGCGGGCAGTAGGCGTCATTACAGCGGTTCTTGGTTCTTCTTCAAAATCAATTTCGCTTTCGTTTTCCTGAGAACCGTATATTTTCTGAATTAAATTCGGATTGATATCCTGCACTTTTGTGCCGTTTTTCATTAATTCTAAGGTGAGTTTCTTCAAATCGTTCAGGTCGCTTTTCATATCAAAAAGCACCTTGTACAAGATGTCTCTTTCGGTACTGAAATCACTTTCTTTTTTATTGTCGTTAATAACAGAAGGCAAGTTGCTTCCTTCGGTTGGTAAATACGACTGTAAAGTAGCTAATGAAATATCGCGATTGGTTTCCAGAACCGAAATCTGTTCGGCCACGTTTCGTAATTGACGAATGTTTCCGTTCCATCTGAATTTTTGAAGAAGCTGTACTGCATCATCGTCTAATTTTAACGGTGGCATTTTGTATTTGTGCGCAAAGTCGGCAACAAATTTTCGAAACAATAAATGGATGTCGTCGTTTCTTTCGCGCAATGGAGGTAGCGTAATTTCGACAGTCGTCAAACGATAATACAAATCTTCACGGAACTTTCCTTTTTCGATTGCATTAAACAGGTTGACATTTGTAGCGGCTACAATTCGCACATTGGTTTTCTGAACCTGCGAAGAACCTACTTTGATAAATTCACCATTTTCAAGCACACGAAGCAAACGAACCTGAGTTGTTAAAGGTAATTCTCCAACTTCATCAAGGAAAATCGTTCCGCCATCGGCTACTTCAAAATAACCTTCACGCGTACTTGTAGCACCTGTAAAAGCTCCTTTTTCGTGACCAAAAAGCTCACTGTCGATAGTTCCTTCCGGAATAGCTCCACAGTTTACCGCAATATATTTTCCATGTTTTCTGTGTGAAAGCGAATGGATGATTCTTGGAATATTTTCTTTACCTACACCACTTTCCCCGGTTACCATTACCGAAATATCAGTAGGCGCAACCTGAATGGCTTTTTCAATAGCGCGATTTAGTTTAGGATCGTTTCCGATAATCTCAAATCGCTGTTTTATTGCTTGAACTGTTTCCATGTATGTTTTTGTTTCAAGTTTTGTTTGTTTCAGGTTTCAAGTTTCAAGTTACGCAAAGAACCTGAAACTTGAAACCTGAAACCTGAAATAACTTTTTTAATTCATTTCAGAATATCCAACAGCTTTTCCTTTTAATGTTCCTGATGTACAGCTTTCGATTTTGACATTTACAAAGTCTCCAATCTTGTAATTTTCTTTAGGGAAAACCACTGTAATGCTTTGTGAGTTTCTTCCTGAGAATTCTTCCGTTGATTTTTTAGAGACTTTCTCGACTAAAACTTCAACCGTTTGTCCTACGAATTCCTCACTGCGGAACCAGGCATGTTTTTGTTGTAAATCGACAATTTCCTGTAATCTTCTGGCTTTGGTTTCTTCTGCAACATCATCTTCCATTTTTCTTCCGGCCAAAGTTCCCGGACGCTCAGAGTAGGAGTACATATAACCGAAATTATACTTCACATATTCCATTAAACTCATAGTGTCCTGGTGATCTTGTTCGGTTTCTGTAGGGAAACCGGCGATCATATCCTGCGAAATCGATGCGTTCGGAATGATAGCTCTGATTTTATCAATCAAAGTCATGTATTCTTCACG harbors:
- a CDS encoding DUF962 domain-containing protein; this translates as MRTLEQWFDEYAVSHQNPKNKAIHYVCVPAIYFSIVGLLMSIPSNIISDTLKLNAPVIENWAAVVLVFVLLFYIRLSVAMALKIAVFSAICLVVNFYIGQVFPLWIFSIGVFAIAWIGQFYGHNIEGKKPSFLKDLQFLMIGPAWVVENLFSRK
- a CDS encoding TMEM143 family protein, yielding MTREHYIPFNKEFLLEQQFSAFADDSKKVDDFKKLFDIIEHYFHYEAFNLNRNLKQNYALFDPDLSPKERKSFEGKSDFSIFKETLLTVLEQGNYRRIDQETLDEAFEDSDLIGLKLSIDFNAFKDYELYVRGHHKAKEKIKKYFFWKKEIEIEYYDRVLIYLHYSEEDYIKEKKVKLGKMPIEPGSVALKIFKRVPKNDLETIFPNAIPRMSTTDKLFFWVPGIGGGISLLSTTVIPALIGMYGAYQSGETIDLLNSKASLNQGLIALGILSLYLFRQYSNFVNKKIKYSKILSDSLYFKNLGNNSGAFYSLLNSSEEEVLKETILAYTFLYKNESPITADELDTQIESWFATKLNTDLDFDVQDALLKLKKMGLGIEFNGKWSVIPLNQALVTIDALWDNVFDYHQKETSLCH
- a CDS encoding ectonucleotide pyrophosphatase/phosphodiesterase — translated: MKKHFTALLSVLFFSLSFILNAQTNKDTYVVLVSMDGFRWDYARHFKLQNLEKIAKQGVHAKSMRPSYPSKTFPNHYAIVTGLYPDHHGIINNVFYDAALNESFSLSTNAKNDSRFYGGNPIWNVAEQQGIKAASFFWPGSDTDQKRPGIYKKYDDKIPYETRIDTVLQWLQLPEKERPHFISLYFDEPDRSGHQFGPLSPENEKAIRKMDTLMGLLSSKLDQLPIGKQINLIIVSDHGMANISNDKKVAILEYLKPEWLDYKAVINPIMSLQAKPGFQDSIAKALKKVPHIKFWRSNEVPKRLHYGTNPRVHDFVIEAKKGYSLVKESSQKVNGGTHGYDNKEKDMQAIFYAKGPAFKVNKTVRSFQNVSVYPLIAHLLGLQIDEVDGKFSEVSSMLK
- a CDS encoding SulP family inorganic anion transporter, whose translation is MKKKPSFFDFTQKVNYKNEILAGLTVAMTMIPESLSFAILAGFPPLAGLYAAFIAGLVTSVFGGRPGMISGGAGATVIVLIALMKSHGIEYVFAAVALGGIVQICVGLFKLGKFIRLVPQPVMYGFVNGLAVVIFMSQLEQFKTVVNGQTTWLQGSPLYIMLGLVVLTIGVVVLFPKITKTVPASLVAIMVVFAIVLIFNIETKTVQDIASVQGGFPPFHIPNIPLSFDTLKIIFPYAVIVAAVGLTEGLLTLNLVDEITGTRGNSNRECIAQGSSNILNGFFFGMGGCPMIAQTLVNLSAGSRARLSGIIASLTILGIILFGAPVIGKLPMAALVGVMMMVAVTTFEWTSFRVINKMPAHDIFVGILVAVVTILLHNLALAVLIGVIVSALVFAWESAKRIRARHYIDETGIKHYEIYGPLFFGSIAAFVEKFDVVNDPDHVIIDFKESRIADMSAIEALNNLTKKYSQLNKVIELQHLSEDCIVLLKNAEAVIAVNVIEDPTYKVVS